The genomic stretch TTAAGGTTTCTTCGCCGCCAACACTTGTTCCCCAAAGTCCTTTGTTAACGGAATATTTTGATTTTTCCCAAGATGCGTCAACTCCATTTTCTTTCAAGTAATTGATTTCTTCTTGACGTGTTAATTTTTGATCTCTTATTGGTGTAATAATTTCAATTTCTGGTGCCAACGTTTGAAAAATCATATCAAAACGCACCTGATCGTTTCCTGCGCCAGTACTTCCGTGTGCAATGTATTTTGCATTAATACTTTTTGCATATTCTATAATTTCAATGGCTTGAATAATACGTTCGGCACTTACCGATAAAGGATAGGTGTTATTTTTTAAAACATTTCCAAAAATTAAATACTTTACTACTTTTTGATAGAAAGTGGAAATCGCATCAATATTTTTAGAGGTTGAAACGCCCATTTTATAAGCGTTCGCTTCAATAGTTTTGATTTCTTTTTGAGTAAAACCTCCAGTGTTTACACTGACTGCGTGTACATCAAAGTTTTTGTCTTTGGTTAAATGTACCGTGCAATACGAAGTATCTAAACCGCCACTATACGCAAGCACTAATTTTTTTGAAGTCTTCATTTTTTATCTTTTTTTAGAAATAAGTTTTGTTTGATGCTTTTCAATCTGTTAAAAACCTTCTCTTTTATTTTTACCTCTTTTTTTGAATCTTTTGAATTTGGATCGAACAACATTCCAGTACACAAGCACATTTTTTGTTGTGTACGTTTTAACACATCAAAGTTTTTACAAGTTTGACAACCATTCCAAAATGATTGATCTTCAGTTAATTCTGAAAATGTGACAGGTTTGTAGCCTAAATCACTATTGAGTTTCATAACGGCTAATCCGGTAGTAATACTAAATACTTTTGCCGTTGGAAATTTGACTCTGGAATGTTCAAATACTTTTTGCTTAATTTTTTTGGCAATTCCTTGTCCTCTATAATCAGGATGAACTATGAGTCCAGAATTTGCGACAAATTTTCCGTGACTCCACGCTTCTATATAGCAAAAACCGACAAATTTTTCTCCGTCTAAAGCGATGACAGCGTTGCCTTGTTCCATTTTTGAAATAATGTATGCAGGTTGCCGTTTGGCAATTCCTGTGCCTCTAACTTGAGCGGCTTCTAAGATCGTTTCGCAAATAGTATCTGCATATGTACGGTGCGAATTGTTAGCAATAACAATATCCATTGAGCTAATTTAAAATGATTAAAATTCTAGTAGTAAGTATGTTGGAAATGAAGAACTGGACTCACCTAAGTTCCTAAATGAAATGTACCCTTACGGGCGACGAGGAAAAAAGCGGCGCACAGGAATGCTGTTATTTAAAAAAATAA from Kordia antarctica encodes the following:
- a CDS encoding GNAT family N-acetyltransferase, with amino-acid sequence MDIVIANNSHRTYADTICETILEAAQVRGTGIAKRQPAYIISKMEQGNAVIALDGEKFVGFCYIEAWSHGKFVANSGLIVHPDYRGQGIAKKIKQKVFEHSRVKFPTAKVFSITTGLAVMKLNSDLGYKPVTFSELTEDQSFWNGCQTCKNFDVLKRTQQKMCLCTGMLFDPNSKDSKKEVKIKEKVFNRLKSIKQNLFLKKDKK